One stretch of Armigeres subalbatus isolate Guangzhou_Male chromosome 2, GZ_Asu_2, whole genome shotgun sequence DNA includes these proteins:
- the LOC134208925 gene encoding alpha-tocopherol transfer protein-like has product MESVIDKKSFSNDEYVCSLDPENLRKAKEELHEDESIRESSITQMREYIAKDPQIIWCRTDHLFLLLFLRVRKFNVQAACEMLRNMLMAIHTEPDSFKLRPTEWDTFIAQPISLPLGPDDKGRMVILCRQGQSDASTVTLEEIIRMSILVFQTFCYIESYQINGAVLIIDYEGVTMNHFAVWTIPVLSWQINSWLLINLKFCAPWKIRPSKFIDLKIAPHA; this is encoded by the coding sequence ATGGAATCTGTAATAGATAAGAAGTCATTTTCTAATGATGAGTACGTATGCTCTCTGGATCCAGAAAACCTAAGGAAAGCTAAAGAAGAGCTGCATGAGGATGAAAGCATCCGAGAGTCATCAATCACCCAGATGCGAGAGTACATTGCCAAGGATCCGCAGATCATATGGTGCCGAACAGACCATCTATTCCTGTTGCTATTCCTTCGAGTGCGCAAGTTCAATGTACAGGCAGCATGTGAAATGCTAAGAAACATGCTAATGGCCATCCATACTGAACCAGATTCGTTTAAACTACGGCCAACAGAATGGGATACATTTATCGCCCAACCAATTTCACTTCCCCTGGGTCCGGATGACAAAGGTCGCATGGTGATACTTTGTCGACAAGGTCAGAGCGATGCCTCAACGGTCACATTGGAAGAAATTATAAGGATGTCCATCTTGGTATTTCAAACATTCTGCTATATTGAAAGCTACCAGATAAATGGAGCGGTGCTCATAATTGATTATGAAGGAGTCACAATGAACCATTTTGCAGTTTGGACTATACCAGTGCTGTCATGGCAAATCAATAGCTGGTTActcataaatttaaaattttgcgccCCTTGGAAAATTCGCCcatcaaaatttattgatttgaaaattgcgcCCCATGCTTAA
- the LOC134208926 gene encoding clavesin-2-like, producing the protein MESVIDKKSFSNDEYVCSLDPENLRKAKEELHEDESIRESSITQMREYIAKHPQIIWCRTDHLFLLQFLRVRKFNVQAACEMLRKMLMAIHTEPDFFKLRPTEWDTFLAQPITLHLGPDDKGRMVTLSRYGQSDATTVTPEEIMRRANLLFQTFCNIEIYQINGAVIIIDCQGVTMHHFAVWTVPKLRLLIHIANNVLPIRLKEIHLIHLPKFANVVIEFAVSIMDPKLQKRVKGVPALFTFLLPFSYKLNKCLLSMCLRV; encoded by the exons ATGGAATCTGTAATAGATAAGAAGTCATTTTCTAATGATGAGTACGTATGCTCTCTGGATCCAGAAAACCTAAGGAAAGCTAAAGAAGAGCTGCATGAGGATGAAAGCATCCGAGAGTCATCAATCACACAGATGCGAGAGTACATTGCCAAGCATCCGCAGATCATATGGTGCCGAACAGACCACCTATTCCTGTTGCAATTCCTTCGAGTGCGCAAGTTCAATGTACAGGCAGCATGTGAAATGTTAAGAAAGATGCTAATGGCCATCCATACTGAACCAGATTTCTTTAAACTACGGCCAACAGAATGGGATACATTTCTCGCTCAACCAATTACACTTCACCTAGGTCCAGATGACAAAGGACGCATGGTGACACTTAGTCGATATGGTCAGAGCGATGCAACAACGGTCACTCCAGAAGAAATTATGAGGAGGGCCAACTTACTATTTCAAACATTCTGCAATATTGAAATCTACCAGATAAATGGAGCGGTGATCATAATTGATTGTCAAGGAGTCACAATGCACCATTTTGCAGTTTGGACTGTTCCAAAGTTGAGATTATTAATACATATTGCCAATAATGTTCTACCGATACGCCTGAAGGAAATTCACTTGATTCATCTGCCCAAGTTTGCTAATGTAGTTATTGAATTTGCCGTTTCTATTATGGATCCTAAACTGCAGAAGCGGGTTAAG GGTGTTCCAGCCCTTTTTACCtttcttttgcctttctcgtacaagctgaacaaatgtctccTGTCCATGTGTTTGCGTGtgtaa